GTCGCGGCGCACCGGGTCCTGGAGGTCCTGCTTCCAGTCGATGCGGACGGCGTTCTTGATGTGGTTCTTCTCGTAGGCGGAGGTGTCCTCGTCGACCTCGACGATGACGACCTTCGGGTCGTCGATGTGGGCCTCGACCCAGTCGGCGTCTACCAGGACGTCGCTGCGGCTCATGCGCTTTCTCCTCCGGGGCAGTGTGCGGCGGTTGGTGCGAAGAGGGGTGTGCGGGTACGCGGAACACGCGGCATCCGGCACGGGGGGCGGCCCTGACAATCGTCGAAGGGCCTGGGGGATACGGGAGTCGGGCTCCCGCTCAGAAGGTGCGACAGAGCATGGCGGCGACGCGGCACAGGTCTACTGCCCGCCGCTTCGTGAGATCCGCCTGTCGCTTCATGCCACCGATCGTAGGGACGAGTCGGCCGTCGTGTCACCGGCGTGTCGGATGCTGAGACGCGATCGTCCACCATGCGGGACACCAGGGCCGCCCGGGCGCCTCCCGGCGGCCTCCGCGGCGGATGTGCGCGGGCCCGCCTTCTACCCAGCGGACAGCGGCGTCTCACCATGCGATCGGGCGGGGCGGGCGTACGGCGGGTTCCTGCCCCGCCCGCCCCTACCCGCTTCTTGTCCTCAAGCGCCGGACAGGCTGTCAGCTCTTGTCCTCGAGCGCCGGAACGGGCAGTCAGCCCGCCAGGGACACGTCCGTGCCCTTGCCCGAGAACCCCAGTCCGCTCTCCGTCGCATCGACCTTGTCGAGCTTGATGCTCGACGGCATCCCGGCGATCTTCAGGTCGTAGTCGACGGCCTTGCGCAGCTTCTCGTCGAAGCCCGGCACCGGCAGCTTCGGCATCGCCTCGGCCCGCAACTGCACCGTGCTGCCGCCGTTCAGCACGACCGTGCTGTACGTGGTGATCGTGCGGCCGTCGAGCATGCCCTTCAGGGCCCCGGGGACATCGATGCCCGCACCCTCGAGCAGATCGGTGAGCGGGCCTGTGACCTTGACCTGGCCCTTCGCCGCCCGGTCGGCGCCCGCATAGCTGACGGTCGCGCCCTGCGGCGCGGCCTTCGTCAGGTCGGCGTAG
The Streptomyces lunaelactis genome window above contains:
- a CDS encoding putative leader peptide is translated as MKRQADLTKRRAVDLCRVAAMLCRTF
- a CDS encoding LmeA family phospholipid-binding protein, producing the protein MRALRILLIIAVILGGIFVAADRIAVNMAESEAADKIKSSQGLTSTPEISIKGFPFLTQVVGKELDEVDVSLAGITATAGDRSVNVTEVKAELRKVRIDSSFSSAVADQADGSARISYADLTKAAPQGATVSYAGADRAAKGQVKVTGPLTDLLEGAGIDVPGALKGMLDGRTITTYSTVVLNGGSTVQLRAEAMPKLPVPGFDEKLRKAVDYDLKIAGMPSSIKLDKVDATESGLGFSGKGTDVSLAG